In Acidimicrobiales bacterium, a single window of DNA contains:
- a CDS encoding DUF512 domain-containing protein, protein MSLPRVVAVADGSPAARADLRPGDEIVSLGGQVPRDVIQLQLLTDEADLDLEVSRGGLHLSVVVDKEAGEPLGAELASALFDRVQTCDNHCEFCFIHQLPPGMRRSLYLKDDDYRLSFLYGNFTTLTRFTEADLERVVTERLSPLYVSIHATDPEVRARMLRNRRGATSLRWLRALLDAGIEVHGQVVVCPGVNDGAVLADTLAGVLDEYPELATVAVVPLGVSRWSHEAAMRPHTADEAAAVVECVHEWQPRFLAVLGRRLAFAADEYYLLAGLPFPGAESYEGFPMHEDGIGMARLIEEQWRDGPTAPSIGPGDGAAAVRGGFFAWVDGAPAAGYRAPRAPAGPVTLVSRPRREAPVAVLTGTYGARVVGPLVDAHGRDDVRVVPVANTFFGGNIGVTGLLVGEDLARALADQPEGHRYLLPDVCLSDGVFLDGMRPSDLPRPVEVVATDGRSLRRALAGARR, encoded by the coding sequence ATGTCGCTGCCTCGGGTGGTGGCCGTGGCCGACGGGTCACCGGCCGCCCGGGCCGACCTGCGCCCCGGCGACGAGATCGTCTCCCTCGGCGGCCAGGTGCCCCGTGATGTCATCCAGCTCCAACTGCTCACCGACGAGGCCGACCTGGACCTCGAGGTGAGCCGGGGCGGCCTCCACCTGTCCGTCGTGGTGGACAAGGAGGCGGGCGAGCCGCTGGGGGCCGAGCTGGCGTCGGCCCTTTTCGACCGGGTGCAGACCTGCGACAACCACTGCGAGTTCTGCTTCATCCACCAGCTCCCGCCGGGGATGCGCCGCAGCCTGTACCTGAAGGACGACGACTACCGGCTGTCGTTCCTCTACGGGAACTTCACCACCCTCACCCGCTTCACCGAGGCCGACCTGGAGCGGGTGGTCACCGAACGGTTGAGCCCCCTGTACGTCAGCATCCACGCCACCGATCCCGAGGTCCGGGCCCGCATGCTGCGCAACCGGCGGGGCGCCACCAGCCTGCGCTGGCTGCGGGCGCTGCTCGACGCCGGCATCGAGGTCCACGGCCAGGTCGTGGTGTGCCCGGGGGTGAACGACGGCGCCGTCCTGGCCGACACCCTGGCCGGGGTGCTGGACGAGTACCCCGAGCTGGCGACCGTGGCCGTGGTGCCGCTGGGCGTGAGCCGGTGGTCGCACGAGGCGGCCATGCGCCCGCACACCGCCGACGAGGCGGCCGCCGTCGTGGAGTGCGTGCACGAGTGGCAGCCGCGTTTCCTCGCCGTCCTCGGCCGGCGCCTGGCCTTCGCGGCCGACGAGTACTACCTCCTCGCCGGCCTGCCCTTCCCGGGGGCGGAGTCCTACGAGGGCTTCCCCATGCACGAGGACGGGATCGGCATGGCCCGCCTGATCGAGGAGCAGTGGCGGGACGGGCCCACGGCTCCGTCGATCGGGCCGGGCGACGGCGCCGCCGCCGTGCGAGGCGGGTTCTTCGCCTGGGTGGACGGCGCGCCCGCCGCGGGGTACCGCGCCCCGCGGGCGCCCGCCGGGCCGGTGACCCTCGTCTCGCGCCCGCGGCGCGAGGCGCCCGTCGCCGTGCTCACCGGCACCTACGGGGCCCGGGTGGTCGGGCCCCTGGTCGACGCGCACGGGCGGGACGACGTCCGGGTCGTGCCCGTGGCCAACACCTTCTTCGGGGGCAACATCGGGGTCACCGGCCTGCTGGTGGGGGAGGACCTGGCCCGGGCCCTGGCCGACCAGCCCGAGGGCCACCGCTACCTCCTCCCCGACGTGTGCCTCTCCGACGGCGTGTTCCTCGACGGCATGCGCCCGTCCGACCTGCCGCGGCCCGTCGAGGTCGTCGCCACCGACGGCCGGTCGCTGCGCCGGGCGCTGGCCGGCGCCCGCCGGTGA
- a CDS encoding acyl-CoA carboxylase subunit beta yields MAGPTSSDDLRRAAERARRGNLDKGADRLAAAGKLFVRDRVAMLVDEGSFVEDGLLANAAAADLPADGVVTGRGSVDGRPVCVMANDSTVKAGSWGARTVEKIVRLSEYALAHELPVFWLVDSAGARITDQVELFPGRRGAGRIFYNQVRLSGRVPQVCCLFGPSAAGGAYIPSFCDVVFMVEGNASMYLGSPRMAEVVVGERATIEEMGGARMHATVSGCGDNLAPDDAAAIEMARRWFSYVPTSWREAPPAADPAPPATVLAASMIPESDRAGYDMHTVVEALVDDGSLFEVKPLWATEVIVALGRIEGRAVGVVANNPARKGGVLFVDSADKVARFVWWCDAFNLPLVFLADVPGFMIGTQVERQGIIRHGAKMITAVAEATVPKISVIVRKAYGAGLYAMAGPAFEPDACIALPSAKIAVMGPEPAVNAVHARHIAALGDPAEQAAFVAQKRAEYEADVDLLRLASDLVIDAVVAPEDLRSEIAARLATAEGKDRHFSERHHGVPPV; encoded by the coding sequence GTGGCCGGCCCGACGTCCAGCGACGACCTGCGGCGGGCCGCCGAGCGGGCCCGGCGCGGCAACCTCGACAAGGGCGCCGACCGCCTGGCGGCCGCCGGCAAGCTGTTCGTGCGGGACCGCGTCGCGATGCTCGTCGACGAGGGCTCGTTCGTGGAGGACGGCCTGCTCGCCAACGCCGCCGCCGCCGACCTGCCGGCCGACGGCGTCGTCACCGGCCGGGGCAGCGTCGACGGGCGGCCGGTGTGTGTGATGGCCAACGACTCCACGGTGAAGGCGGGGTCCTGGGGGGCGCGGACCGTCGAGAAGATCGTCCGCCTGAGCGAGTACGCCTTGGCGCACGAGCTGCCGGTGTTCTGGCTGGTGGACTCGGCGGGCGCCCGCATCACCGACCAGGTGGAGCTCTTCCCGGGCCGCCGGGGCGCCGGGCGCATCTTCTACAACCAGGTGCGCCTCTCCGGCCGGGTGCCCCAGGTTTGCTGCCTCTTCGGGCCCTCGGCCGCCGGCGGCGCCTACATCCCGTCGTTCTGCGACGTGGTCTTCATGGTGGAGGGCAACGCGTCGATGTACCTCGGATCGCCCCGCATGGCCGAGGTGGTGGTGGGCGAGCGGGCGACCATCGAGGAGATGGGCGGCGCCCGCATGCACGCCACCGTGTCGGGGTGCGGCGACAACCTCGCCCCCGACGACGCGGCGGCCATCGAGATGGCCCGCCGGTGGTTCTCGTACGTGCCGACGTCGTGGCGGGAGGCGCCGCCCGCCGCCGACCCGGCGCCGCCGGCCACCGTGCTGGCGGCGTCGATGATCCCCGAGTCCGACCGGGCCGGCTACGACATGCACACCGTCGTCGAGGCGCTGGTGGACGACGGGTCGCTGTTCGAGGTGAAGCCCCTGTGGGCCACCGAGGTTATCGTCGCCCTGGGCCGCATCGAGGGACGGGCCGTCGGCGTGGTGGCCAACAACCCGGCCCGCAAGGGCGGCGTGCTGTTCGTCGACTCGGCCGACAAGGTGGCGCGCTTCGTGTGGTGGTGCGACGCGTTCAACCTCCCGCTGGTGTTCCTGGCCGACGTCCCCGGCTTCATGATCGGGACCCAGGTCGAGCGCCAGGGGATCATCCGCCACGGCGCCAAGATGATCACCGCCGTCGCCGAGGCGACCGTCCCCAAGATCTCGGTGATCGTGCGCAAGGCCTACGGCGCCGGCCTGTACGCCATGGCCGGTCCCGCCTTCGAGCCTGACGCGTGCATCGCCCTGCCCTCGGCCAAGATCGCCGTGATGGGCCCCGAGCCGGCCGTCAACGCCGTGCACGCCCGCCACATCGCCGCCCTCGGGGACCCGGCCGAGCAGGCTGCGTTCGTGGCCCAGAAGCGGGCCGAGTACGAGGCCGACGTCGACCTGCTGCGCCTCGCCTCGGACCTCGTCATCGACGCCGTGGTGGCACCCGAGGACCTGCGGTCGGAGATCGCCGCCCGGCTGGCCACGGCCGAGGGCAAGGACCGTCACTTCTCCGAGCGCCACCACGGGGTGCCCCCGGTATGA
- the der gene encoding ribosome biogenesis GTPase Der: MSRPAPVATAVAGRPVVAVVGRPNVGKSTLVNRILGRREAIVEERPGVTRDRKSVDAEWNGRPFTLVDTGGWLAGDDPLDRQVSAQAERAVAEADVLLIVTDAAVGATDEDVQVARLLRRAGKPALLVANKVDSEHRESDAWALSRLGLGDPWPVSALHGRGMGDLLDEVVRLLPPPDEEAHGGEAPPADGDGEDGKDAPSVAIVGRPNVGKSTLFNRLVGDERSVVHDLPGTTRDAVDTLIETESGPLRLIDTAGMRRRSRTGEGPEFYSLVRALRAIDRADAAVLVIDASEGVTSQDQRLAERVDAAGSPVVILLNKWETLDADGRADVLGQVADRLSFLGYAPVLKVSARTGLGVHRLLPALDQAIDAYHRRIPTAELNRVVQAAQAGHPSPGGRVLYAIQGATDPPTFTLFATRALPQPYLRYLERKIREHFGFGPTPLKLRVRRRDA, translated from the coding sequence GTGAGCCGGCCCGCACCGGTGGCCACGGCGGTGGCCGGCCGCCCCGTCGTCGCCGTCGTAGGCCGCCCCAACGTGGGCAAGTCGACCCTGGTCAACCGCATCCTGGGCCGGCGCGAGGCGATCGTCGAGGAGCGCCCGGGCGTGACCCGGGACCGCAAGTCGGTGGACGCGGAGTGGAACGGCCGCCCGTTCACCCTGGTCGACACCGGCGGCTGGCTGGCCGGTGACGACCCCCTCGACCGCCAGGTCAGCGCCCAGGCCGAGCGGGCCGTGGCCGAGGCCGACGTGCTGCTGATCGTCACCGACGCCGCCGTGGGTGCGACCGACGAGGACGTCCAGGTGGCGCGCCTCCTGCGCCGGGCCGGGAAGCCGGCGCTGCTCGTCGCCAACAAGGTGGACTCCGAGCACCGGGAGTCCGACGCCTGGGCGCTGTCGCGCCTCGGCCTGGGCGACCCGTGGCCCGTGTCGGCCCTCCACGGCCGGGGCATGGGCGACCTTCTCGACGAGGTGGTGCGCCTCCTGCCGCCGCCCGACGAGGAGGCCCACGGCGGCGAGGCGCCGCCGGCCGACGGGGACGGCGAGGACGGGAAGGACGCGCCGAGCGTCGCCATCGTCGGCCGCCCCAACGTGGGCAAGTCGACGTTGTTCAACCGCCTGGTCGGCGACGAGCGGTCGGTGGTCCACGACCTGCCCGGTACCACCCGCGACGCCGTCGACACCCTGATCGAGACGGAGAGCGGACCGCTCCGCCTCATCGACACGGCCGGGATGCGGCGGCGGTCGAGGACGGGCGAGGGGCCCGAGTTCTACTCCCTCGTACGGGCGCTGCGGGCCATCGACCGGGCCGACGCCGCCGTGCTCGTGATCGACGCGTCCGAGGGGGTGACGTCGCAGGACCAGCGGCTGGCCGAGCGGGTGGACGCCGCCGGCAGCCCGGTGGTGATCCTCCTCAACAAGTGGGAGACGCTGGACGCCGACGGGCGGGCCGACGTGCTGGGCCAGGTCGCCGACCGCCTGTCGTTCCTGGGGTACGCCCCCGTGCTGAAGGTGAGCGCCCGGACCGGCCTCGGTGTGCACCGGCTGCTGCCGGCGCTGGACCAGGCCATCGACGCCTACCACCGCCGCATCCCGACGGCCGAGCTGAACCGGGTGGTGCAGGCGGCCCAGGCCGGCCACCCGTCGCCCGGGGGCCGGGTGCTGTACGCCATCCAGGGCGCCACCGACCCGCCCACGTTCACCCTGTTCGCCACCCGCGCCCTGCCCCAGCCCTACCTGCGCTACCTGGAGCGCAAGATCCGCGAGCACTTCGGGTTCGGCCCCACGCCCCTCAAGCTGCGGGTGCGGCGACGCGACGCGTGA
- a CDS encoding hydroxymethylglutaryl-CoA lyase, which translates to MTPDAVRIREVGPRDGLQVEAPVPVADRIRLIEAVLDAGVRHVEAAAFVSPRAVPAMEGAAEVMAGLERRPGVAYAVLVPNLTGAERVPWCDEVTFAISVSPEYNRRNVNRTVGESVAEAGRVAAAMGERGVPVDAVISCSFGSPFEGDVAPDDAHALGRRLLDAGVSSLTYADTTGMATPRRVADLLAVTGPDVGLHLHDTRGTALVNAYAALEAGVRRFDTAVGGLGGSPAVTGTGGGAGGNLATEDLVHLLDDLGVQTGIDLERLLAASRMVASLVGHGVPSRVAAAGPRGRPAGP; encoded by the coding sequence ATGACGCCCGACGCCGTGCGCATCCGCGAGGTCGGGCCGCGCGACGGCCTCCAGGTGGAGGCGCCCGTCCCCGTCGCCGACCGCATCCGGCTGATCGAGGCCGTGCTGGACGCCGGCGTGCGCCACGTCGAGGCGGCCGCCTTCGTGTCGCCGCGCGCCGTGCCGGCCATGGAGGGCGCCGCCGAGGTGATGGCGGGGCTGGAGCGCCGCCCGGGCGTGGCCTACGCCGTGCTGGTTCCCAACCTCACCGGCGCCGAGCGGGTGCCGTGGTGCGACGAGGTCACCTTCGCGATCTCGGTGTCGCCCGAGTACAACCGTCGCAACGTCAACCGGACGGTCGGGGAGTCGGTGGCCGAGGCGGGACGGGTGGCGGCGGCGATGGGGGAGCGGGGCGTGCCGGTGGACGCGGTGATCTCCTGCTCCTTCGGGTCGCCCTTCGAGGGGGACGTCGCGCCCGACGACGCCCACGCCCTCGGCCGGCGCCTGCTCGACGCCGGCGTCTCGTCGCTGACCTACGCCGACACCACCGGCATGGCCACCCCCCGCCGGGTCGCCGACCTGCTGGCGGTGACCGGGCCCGACGTCGGCCTGCACCTCCACGACACGCGGGGCACCGCCCTCGTGAACGCCTACGCCGCCCTGGAGGCCGGCGTGCGCCGGTTCGACACCGCCGTCGGGGGCCTGGGCGGGTCGCCGGCGGTGACCGGGACGGGAGGCGGGGCGGGCGGCAACCTGGCCACCGAGGACCTGGTGCACCTCCTCGACGACCTGGGTGTCCAGACGGGGATCGATCTCGAGCGGCTGCTGGCGGCCAGCCGGATGGTGGCCTCGCTGGTCGGCCACGGTGTCCCCAGCCGGGTGGCGGCGGCGGGCCCGAGGGGCCGGCCGGCGGGGCCGTAG
- a CDS encoding PP2C family protein-serine/threonine phosphatase translates to MVNRPVLLVVAVGCLLAAVVWGRSAFRLERALRRISHSEGDTGTGTAAASLGFRKELHTMILYALLGLGIGFSSLSEDPEFDMPLVLLAIPVMLSLRFGREILAESRNAEDRWLLERRAREVLNQQSELTPMRWSARLAPDDLPVIQGFEVAHLYVPGMGAMAGDFYDLFPNGPTRLAAVIGDVAGHGIEPSITAFQVKYLLRVFLRQYRDPAQAIEELNIVLSAQGRPEDLVSLCTVVFDQAAATLRFASAGHPPAWVWHDREVRPLRATGPLLTLDPKGSYFSREIDLDPGDVLLLYTDGLTEARSGDQLFGEERIAQILRRDPGEDLETLCKTLLEAARDFASEPLSDDVAILAIRRT, encoded by the coding sequence ATGGTGAACCGACCCGTACTGCTGGTCGTCGCCGTGGGATGCCTGTTGGCCGCCGTCGTCTGGGGCCGCTCGGCCTTCCGGCTCGAGCGCGCCCTGCGCCGCATCTCGCACAGCGAGGGCGACACCGGCACCGGGACGGCCGCCGCCTCGCTCGGGTTCCGCAAGGAGCTCCACACCATGATCCTGTACGCCCTGCTGGGCCTGGGGATCGGGTTCAGCTCGTTGTCCGAGGACCCCGAGTTCGACATGCCGCTGGTCCTCCTGGCCATCCCGGTGATGCTGTCCCTGCGCTTCGGCCGGGAGATCCTGGCCGAGTCCCGCAACGCCGAGGACCGGTGGCTGCTGGAGCGGCGGGCCCGCGAGGTGCTCAACCAGCAGAGCGAGCTGACGCCGATGCGGTGGTCGGCCCGGCTGGCCCCCGACGACCTCCCGGTGATCCAGGGCTTCGAGGTGGCGCACCTCTACGTCCCCGGGATGGGCGCCATGGCGGGCGACTTCTACGACCTGTTCCCGAACGGGCCGACCCGGCTGGCCGCCGTCATCGGCGACGTCGCCGGCCACGGCATCGAGCCGTCGATCACCGCCTTCCAGGTGAAGTACCTGCTGCGGGTGTTCCTCCGCCAGTACCGGGACCCGGCCCAGGCCATCGAGGAGCTCAACATCGTGCTCTCCGCCCAGGGCCGGCCCGAGGACCTCGTGTCGTTGTGCACGGTCGTGTTCGACCAGGCGGCGGCCACCCTGCGCTTCGCGTCGGCCGGCCACCCGCCGGCGTGGGTGTGGCACGACCGCGAGGTGCGCCCGCTGCGCGCGACGGGCCCGCTGCTCACCCTCGACCCCAAGGGCTCGTACTTCAGCCGGGAGATCGACCTCGACCCGGGCGACGTCCTCCTGCTCTACACCGACGGGCTCACCGAGGCGCGCTCGGGCGACCAGCTCTTCGGCGAGGAGCGCATCGCCCAGATCCTGCGCCGCGACCCCGGGGAGGACCTGGAGACGCTGTGCAAGACCCTGCTGGAGGCGGCGAGGGACTTCGCCTCGGAGCCGCTGAGCGACGACGTCGCCATCCTCGCCATCCGCAGGACCTGA
- the ispH gene encoding 4-hydroxy-3-methylbut-2-enyl diphosphate reductase, translating to MPVERVLLAAPRGFCAGVEMAIKALAWMVRVFEPPVYCYHEIVHNAVVVDRFRRLGVVFVDDVADVPPGSPVMLSAHGSAPEVVASARANGGVVVDAVCPLVTKVHHEVKVRSGKGYTVVYVGHEGHDEAVGTMAVAPASVRLVETEADVAALDLSPDTPVAFLAQTTLSMDEWAGVRDATASRFPSVWMPGRSDLCFATTNRQAALKAVADRSDAVVVIGSANSSNTRALEKVARSRCPVVVRVNGADEVPVDLAGTVGVTAGASAPEELVRAVVERLGPTAGVELVSVSDEDEYFPPPRELRDLVRAATAAVGASLLAPGAPAPPVDDRSVMASTVLDDLALLEARAPRSAGDQPARRSPAPASASESVGEPTSSAQTVIRSRTGAP from the coding sequence ATGCCGGTCGAGCGCGTGCTGCTGGCCGCTCCGCGCGGCTTCTGCGCCGGCGTCGAGATGGCGATCAAGGCCCTGGCCTGGATGGTCCGGGTGTTCGAGCCGCCCGTGTACTGCTACCACGAGATCGTCCACAACGCCGTGGTGGTCGACCGCTTCCGCCGGCTCGGCGTGGTGTTCGTCGACGACGTGGCGGACGTGCCCCCCGGCTCGCCCGTGATGCTCAGCGCCCACGGCTCGGCGCCCGAGGTGGTCGCCTCGGCCCGGGCCAACGGCGGCGTGGTGGTGGACGCCGTCTGCCCGCTGGTCACCAAGGTCCACCACGAGGTGAAGGTGCGGTCGGGCAAGGGCTACACGGTCGTCTACGTCGGCCACGAGGGCCACGACGAGGCGGTCGGCACCATGGCGGTGGCGCCCGCGTCGGTGCGCCTGGTGGAGACGGAGGCCGACGTGGCGGCGCTCGACCTGAGCCCCGACACCCCGGTGGCCTTCCTGGCCCAGACCACGCTGAGCATGGACGAGTGGGCCGGCGTGCGCGACGCCACCGCCTCCCGGTTCCCGTCCGTGTGGATGCCCGGCCGCAGCGACCTGTGCTTCGCGACCACCAACCGCCAGGCGGCGCTCAAGGCCGTCGCCGACCGGTCGGACGCCGTCGTCGTCATCGGGTCCGCCAACTCGTCCAACACCCGGGCCCTGGAGAAGGTCGCCCGGTCGCGCTGCCCGGTCGTGGTACGGGTCAACGGGGCCGACGAGGTGCCCGTCGACCTGGCCGGCACGGTCGGGGTGACTGCCGGTGCGTCGGCGCCCGAGGAGCTGGTGCGGGCCGTCGTCGAGCGCCTGGGCCCGACCGCCGGCGTCGAGCTGGTGTCGGTCAGCGACGAGGACGAATACTTCCCGCCGCCCCGCGAGCTGCGGGACCTGGTGCGCGCCGCCACCGCGGCGGTGGGCGCCTCCCTCCTCGCCCCCGGCGCCCCGGCCCCGCCGGTCGACGACCGTTCGGTGATGGCCAGCACCGTTCTCGACGACCTGGCGCTCCTGGAGGCCCGGGCGCCGCGCTCCGCCGGCGATCAGCCGGCTCGGCGGTCGCCGGCGCCGGCGTCGGCGTCGGAGAGCGTCGGGGAGCCCACCTCGTCGGCCCAGACGGTCATCCGGTCGAGGACGGGCGCCCCGTAG